Proteins encoded together in one Mastacembelus armatus chromosome 15, fMasArm1.2, whole genome shotgun sequence window:
- the bora gene encoding protein aurora borealis isoform X2 codes for MGDRVELHITPETPGRTSIRNPFESPNDYHHLHEPLVPSPSVFKPKTCKSTPPKFNWSIDEMASLLPVHIAQEEIQRQSFYLSQTKTDSDIEEKRQNAIEQFFTKGAIVPSPWAALDSHKAPQTYKKSSLSSVIAEEPEKISVACQTTLTIPLAFDLEKVLGEYYRCEEMCDPVQEGLSFSSLRRKLFLDGQGSYSGSDSSSPPSPERSHARQERPPVTRGERAVGGVEGCEGEAILSIFSSPLSCGMSVPTPSTGQFSSSPIQHGCFRDCSLGSITSPLFIDRSSPAGLVSPTVSPIVSYAARTPVDSAERKQLSSFTPHCGQLDTDVTSCNESPFVEGCSPIHSCSPHQCHYHGEPQHNGRPKPRPRVRCWASPPIISPILQDHHEAEDQLPTATTTSSCCSSSLLPSELEQSSSLAKHHPVDIESVGLDPVEPEKMEEGKETKDDEDESGRPLEQLTSSRMGSVSVTESSQMFISLLVEGSSIRYDSSMQVDSGYNTTSAGTASLIDGLSSDCHSKESFSSNLAEEAFQLTRQTKVKVFYPHH; via the exons ATGGGGGACCGTGTTGAACTACATATCACCCCAGAGACTCCAGGCAGGACCTCCATCAGAAACCCTTTTGAAAGTCCCAATGATTACCACCACCTCCATGAACCCCTGGTGCCAAGTCCATCAGTCTTCAAGCCCAAAACTTGTAAATCT accCCCCCTAAATTTAACTGGTCCATTGACGAAATGGCCAGTCTTCTCCCAGTGCACATAGCCCAAGAGGAAATCCAGCGACAATCTTTTTACCTCAGCCAGACAAA GACAGATTCTGATATCGAGGAAAAGCGTCAGAATGCTATTGAGCAG TTTTTTACCAAAGGAGCCATTGTGCCTTCCCCCTGGGCAGCACTGGATTCTCATAAAGCCCCTCAGACCTATAAGAAAA GTTCTTTGTCTTCAGTGATTGCAGAAGAGCCAGAAAAAATCTCGG TTGCTTGTCAGACAACTCTTACAATACCTTTGGCATTTGATTTGGAGAAGGTTCTAG GGGAATATTACCGTTGTGAGGAAATGTGTGATCCTGTGCAGGAGGGTCTTAGTTTCTCCTCTTTAAGACGAAAGCTTTTCCTCGATGGCCAGGGCAGTTACAGCGGCTCTGACAGCTCCAGCCCACCAAGCCCAGAGAGAAGCCATGCCAGGCAGGAAAGGCCGCCTGTAACCAGAGGAGAGCGTGCTGTAGGAGGAGTTGAAGGCTGTGAAGGAGAAGCTATATTGTCTATCTTTTCCTCCCCCTTGTCCTGTGGCATGTCGGTCCCAACTCCTTCTACG GGCCAGTTCTCGTCCAGTCCTATCCAGCATGGTTGCTTCCGGGACTGCAGCCTTGGCAGCATCACCAGTCCCCTGTTCATTGATAGGTCGTCTCCTGCTGGCCTTGTCTCTCCCACAGTTTCACCTATTGTTTCATATGCAGCACGCACACCCGTAGACTCAG CTGAGAGGAAGCAGCTGAGCAGTTTTACTCCACACTGTGGTCAACTGGACACAGATGTCACTTCGTGCAACGAGAGTCCATTTGTTGAGGGTTGTTCTCCCATTCATAGCTGCTCCCCACATCAATGCCATTACCACGGCGAGCCCCAGCATAATGGCAGACCCAAGCCCAGACCCAGAGTTCGCTGCTGGGCCTCTCCTCCCATCATCTCCCCGATTCTCCAAGACCACCATGAGGCTGAGGACCAACTCCCCACCGCCACTACCAcctcttcctgctgctcctcctctttgcTCCCCTCTGAGCTGGAGCAGTCTTCATCACTGGCAAAACATCACCCTGTTGACATAGAGAGTGTTGGCCTGGATCCTGTGGAACCTGAGAAGATGGAGGAGGGCAAGGAGACAAAAGATGATGAAGACGAAAGTGGAAGACCCTTGGAACAGCTGACCAGCTCTCGTATGGGCAGTGTGTCAGTGACAGAAAGCTCTCAGATGTTTATATCCCTGCTGGTAGAGGGAAGCAGCATACGCTATGATTCCAGCATGCAG gtggACAGTGGGTACAACACTACCTCAGCAGGCACCGCCAGCCTTATAGATGGCCTCAGCTCAGACTGCCACAGCAAGGAGTCCTTCAGTTCAAATCTAGCAGAGGAAGCATTCCAACTCACTAGGCAAACTAAAGTTAAG gtattttaTCCTCACCACTGA
- the dis3 gene encoding exosome complex exonuclease RRP44: MLKSKTFVKKTRSGGVMKIVREHYLRDDIWCGSEACVGCKQESTVLQKEPCIESSLCSYPHYLVPDTNVVLHQIDVLEDPVIQNVIILQTVLQEVRHRSAPVYKRLKDIMHEKEKHFYTFTNEHHRETFIEREPGESANDRNDRAIRVAAKWYSRHLKTSESNTDGLKVVLLTNDQGNKQKAEESGLLVHKCEEYVKSLIANPELVDRLALSNDDKNEITSSKVLFPEHLPLSRIQAGIKSGSFLQGTFRASRDNYLEATVFVQGEGEDSTEVLIQGLQNLNRAVHQDVVAVQLLPRNQWVAPSSVVLQDEGTAKDDDAEEEEENVLKIFAAETDRKPTGKIVGIIKRNWRPFCGMLNVSHIKESTRHLFTPADRRIPRIRIETRQASTLAGQRIMVAIDGWPKDSRYPNGHFVRSLGSAGEKDTEEEVLLLEHDVPHQAFSQAVLSFLPKIPWAIKPEDMVRREDLRHLTVCSVDPPGCTDIDDALHCRDLENGNLEVGVHIADVSHFIRPGNALDREAANRGTTVYLCGKRIDMVPELLSSNLCSLRSNVERLAFSCIWEMNREAEILNTRFTKSVINSKASLTYAEAQMKIDDTTKNDDITKSLRGLNKLAKILKRRRIEKGALTLSSLEVRFHIDSETHDPIDLQTKELMETNSMVEEFMLLANISVAKKIYDEFPECAVLRKHPAPPPSNYDILLKAAKSKDVEIHTDSAKALADSLDVARVDGFPYFNTLLRILATRCMMQAVYFCSGMDSDFHHYGLASPIYTHFTSPIRRYADIIVHRLLAVAIGADSTYPDLMEKHKQSTLCNNLNYRHKMAQYAQRASVAFHTQLFFKNRGILNEEGFVLFVRKNAIIVLIPKFGLEGTVFFGTKDKTAPNLVFDEGGPTLKVEQHTFRIFDKVTVTISLDDSNIQHQKIRMALINPVIPGVSVPAPDTEPQAKKPKLS; the protein is encoded by the exons ATGCTAAAATCTAAAACCTTCGTTAAGAAGACTCGGTCGGGTGGGGTGATGAAAATAGTCCGTGAGCATTATCTGAGAGACGATATTTGGTGCGGGAGCGAAGCCTGTGTTGGATGCAAACAGGAGTCCACGGTGCTGCAGAAAGAGCCGTGTATTGAGAGCAGTCTCTGCTCTTACCCACATTACCTGGTCCCCGACACGAATGTGGTGCTGCATCAg ATTGATGTGCTGGAAGATCCTGTGATTCAAAATGTGATCATCCTTCAGACTGTGCTGCAGGAGGTACGCCACCGCAGTGCACCAGTCTATAAACGTCTGAAGGACATCATGCACGAGAAAGAGAAACACTTCTACACTTTTACCAATGAACATCACAG AGAGACATTTATTGAACGTGAACCAGGGGAGAGCGCCAATGACCGTAATGACCGTGCGATCCGTGTGGCAGCCAAGTGGTACAGTCGGCATCTAAAGACGTCTGAGTCCAACACAGATGGGCTTAAGGTGGTCCTTCTTACAAATGACCAAGGGAACAAGCAGAAGGCAGAGGAGAGTGGCTTGCTCGTGCACAAAT GTGAAGAGTACGTCAAGAGTCTAATAGCAAACCCTGAGCTTGTGGATCGTCTGGCTTTGTCCAATGATGACAAG AATGAGATCACCAGCAGTAAAGTGTTATTCCCAGAGCACCTTCCTCTGTCCAGGATCCAGGCAGGAATTAAGAGTGGCTCCTTCCTCCAGGGCACTTTTAGGGCCAGCAGGGATAATTATCTCGAGGCCACTGTGTTTGTCCAGGGAGAGGGGGAAGACAgcacagag GTTCTCATCCAGGGTCTTCAGAACCTCAACAGAGCAGTGCACCAGGATGTGGTTGCTGTGCAACTTTTGCCACGAAATCAGTGGGTGGCGCCCTCCTCGGTCGTGCTGCAAGATGAAGGCACAGCAAAGGATGATGAtgctgaagaagaggaagagaatgtG TTGAAAATATTTGCAgctgaaacagacagaaaacccACGGGTAAAATAGTGGGAATCATAAAAAGGAATTGGAGGCCTTTCTGTGGCATGCTCAATGTCTCCCATATTAAAGAG TCAACCCGCCACCTTTTCACCCCAGCAGACCGACGTATCCCACGCATTCGCATTGAAACCCGTCAGGCATCCACCCTGGCAGGGCAAAGGATCATGGTGGCCATTGATGGCTGGCCCAAAGACTCTAGATATCCAAAC GGTCATTTTGTGCGTAGTCTGGGTAGTGCAGGGGAGAAGGATACAGAGGAGGAGGTACTGCTATTGGAGCATGATGTCCCCCACCAGGCCTTCTCTCAAGCTGTGCTCAGTTTCCTTCCCAAGATACCGTGGGCCATCAAACCAGAG GACATGGTGAGGAGAGAGGACCTGAGGCATCTGACCGTGTGTAGTGTGGATCCTCCTGGATGTACAGACATAGATGATGCCCTGCACTGCAGAGATCTTGAAAATGGAAATCTTGAG GTGGGGGTGCACATCGCTGATGTCAGTCACTTCATCAGACCTGGCAATGCTTTGGACAGAGAAGCTGCCAACCGTGGCACCACTGTCTACTTGTGTGGCAAG AGGATAGACATGGTTCCTGAGCTGCTCAGCTCCAATCTCTGTTCCCTACGCTCCAACGTGGAGAG GCTGGCTTTCTCATGTATCTGGGAGATGAACCGTGAGGCTGAAATTCTGAACACTAGGTTCACAAAAAGTGTCATTAACTCCAAG GCATCTCTGACCTACGCAGAGGCGCAGATGAAAATCGATGATACCACCAAGAATGATGACATCACTAAGAGCCTGAGGGGTCTCAACAAACTGGCCAAAATCCTCAAGAGGCGGAGGATAGAAAAAGG GGCGTTGACGTTGTCCTCCCTAGAAGTTCGTTTCCACATAGACAGTGAAACTCATGACCCCATTGATCTACAGACCAAAGAACTCAT GGAGACAAACTCCATGGTAGAGGAGTTCATGTTGCTGGCCAACATTTCAGTTGCCAAGAAGATTTATGATGAATTTCCAGAGTGTGCTGTGCTGAGGAAACATCCAGCACCACCTCCTTCTAACTACGACATCCTGCTCAAGGCTGCGAAGTCCAAA GATGTGGAGATTCACACAGATTCAGCCAAGGCTCTGGCTGACTCCCTTGACGTGGCCAGAGTGGATGGGTTCCCATACTTTAACACGCTACTGCGCATCTTGGCCACGCGCTGCATGATGCAGGCTGTCTATTTTTGTTCTGGCATGGACAGTGATTTCCATCACTACGGCCTTGCTTCACCCATTTATACACACTTCACATCACCTATTAGGAG GTATGCAGATATTATAGTACACCGCCTGCTGGCAGTGGCCATAGGAGCAGACAGCACCTACCCAGATTTGATGGAAAAACATAAGCAGTCAACCCTCTGCAACAATCTCAACTACAGGCATAAAATGGCTCAGTACGCACAGAGAGCATCTGTGGCCTTCCACACACAG TTGTTCTTCAAGAACCGAGGCATACTGAACGAGGAAGGATTTGTCCTGTTTGTGAGGAAGAATGCTATCATTGTACTCATTCCAAAGTTTGGCCTGGAGGGAACTGTCTTCTTTGGTACCAAAGACAAAACAGCCCCAAACCTTGTTTTTGATGAAGGG GGTCCAACTCTGAAGGTAGAGCAACACACTTTCCGCATATTTGACAAGGTGACGGTCACCATCAGCCTAGATGATTCCAATATTCAGCACCAAAAGATCCGCATGGCTCTGATAAACCCTGTG ATCCCTGGTGTAAGTGTCCCAGCCCCAGATACTGAGCCACAGGCCAAGAAACCAAAACTCAGCTAA
- the mzt1 gene encoding mitotic-spindle organizing protein 1, with protein sequence MASAANANLNAVRETMDVLLEISRLLNTGLDMESLSICVRLCEQGINPEALSAVIKELRKASESLKASENCTN encoded by the exons ATGGCAAGTGCAGCTAATGCTAATCTAAACGCAGTCCGGGAGACAATGGAcg TGCTGTTGGAGATCTCCCGGTTGCTGAACACTGGTTTGGACATGGAGTCTCTGTCCAtatgtgtgagactgtgtgagCAGGGCATCAACCCAGAAGCACTGTCTGCAGTCATCAAAGAGCTGCGTAAAGCATCAGAGTCCCTTAAG GCTTCTGAAAACTGCACGAACTGA
- the bora gene encoding protein aurora borealis isoform X1: MGDRVELHITPETPGRTSIRNPFESPNDYHHLHEPLVPSPSVFKPKTCKSTPPKFNWSIDEMASLLPVHIAQEEIQRQSFYLSQTKTDSDIEEKRQNAIEQFFTKGAIVPSPWAALDSHKAPQTYKKSSLSSVIAEEPEKISVACQTTLTIPLAFDLEKVLGEYYRCEEMCDPVQEGLSFSSLRRKLFLDGQGSYSGSDSSSPPSPERSHARQERPPVTRGERAVGGVEGCEGEAILSIFSSPLSCGMSVPTPSTGQFSSSPIQHGCFRDCSLGSITSPLFIDRSSPAGLVSPTVSPIVSYAARTPVDSAERKQLSSFTPHCGQLDTDVTSCNESPFVEGCSPIHSCSPHQCHYHGEPQHNGRPKPRPRVRCWASPPIISPILQDHHEAEDQLPTATTTSSCCSSSLLPSELEQSSSLAKHHPVDIESVGLDPVEPEKMEEGKETKDDEDESGRPLEQLTSSRMGSVSVTESSQMFISLLVEGSSIRYDSSMQVDSGYNTTSAGTASLIDGLSSDCHSKESFSSNLAEEAFQLTRQTKVKVLLILSTHPWVCVFRSNKVSALLKIHYLKYLSDRLFPFHLTETVSDFSGILSSPLSHLSNAFKGMPLPVEA; encoded by the exons ATGGGGGACCGTGTTGAACTACATATCACCCCAGAGACTCCAGGCAGGACCTCCATCAGAAACCCTTTTGAAAGTCCCAATGATTACCACCACCTCCATGAACCCCTGGTGCCAAGTCCATCAGTCTTCAAGCCCAAAACTTGTAAATCT accCCCCCTAAATTTAACTGGTCCATTGACGAAATGGCCAGTCTTCTCCCAGTGCACATAGCCCAAGAGGAAATCCAGCGACAATCTTTTTACCTCAGCCAGACAAA GACAGATTCTGATATCGAGGAAAAGCGTCAGAATGCTATTGAGCAG TTTTTTACCAAAGGAGCCATTGTGCCTTCCCCCTGGGCAGCACTGGATTCTCATAAAGCCCCTCAGACCTATAAGAAAA GTTCTTTGTCTTCAGTGATTGCAGAAGAGCCAGAAAAAATCTCGG TTGCTTGTCAGACAACTCTTACAATACCTTTGGCATTTGATTTGGAGAAGGTTCTAG GGGAATATTACCGTTGTGAGGAAATGTGTGATCCTGTGCAGGAGGGTCTTAGTTTCTCCTCTTTAAGACGAAAGCTTTTCCTCGATGGCCAGGGCAGTTACAGCGGCTCTGACAGCTCCAGCCCACCAAGCCCAGAGAGAAGCCATGCCAGGCAGGAAAGGCCGCCTGTAACCAGAGGAGAGCGTGCTGTAGGAGGAGTTGAAGGCTGTGAAGGAGAAGCTATATTGTCTATCTTTTCCTCCCCCTTGTCCTGTGGCATGTCGGTCCCAACTCCTTCTACG GGCCAGTTCTCGTCCAGTCCTATCCAGCATGGTTGCTTCCGGGACTGCAGCCTTGGCAGCATCACCAGTCCCCTGTTCATTGATAGGTCGTCTCCTGCTGGCCTTGTCTCTCCCACAGTTTCACCTATTGTTTCATATGCAGCACGCACACCCGTAGACTCAG CTGAGAGGAAGCAGCTGAGCAGTTTTACTCCACACTGTGGTCAACTGGACACAGATGTCACTTCGTGCAACGAGAGTCCATTTGTTGAGGGTTGTTCTCCCATTCATAGCTGCTCCCCACATCAATGCCATTACCACGGCGAGCCCCAGCATAATGGCAGACCCAAGCCCAGACCCAGAGTTCGCTGCTGGGCCTCTCCTCCCATCATCTCCCCGATTCTCCAAGACCACCATGAGGCTGAGGACCAACTCCCCACCGCCACTACCAcctcttcctgctgctcctcctctttgcTCCCCTCTGAGCTGGAGCAGTCTTCATCACTGGCAAAACATCACCCTGTTGACATAGAGAGTGTTGGCCTGGATCCTGTGGAACCTGAGAAGATGGAGGAGGGCAAGGAGACAAAAGATGATGAAGACGAAAGTGGAAGACCCTTGGAACAGCTGACCAGCTCTCGTATGGGCAGTGTGTCAGTGACAGAAAGCTCTCAGATGTTTATATCCCTGCTGGTAGAGGGAAGCAGCATACGCTATGATTCCAGCATGCAG gtggACAGTGGGTACAACACTACCTCAGCAGGCACCGCCAGCCTTATAGATGGCCTCAGCTCAGACTGCCACAGCAAGGAGTCCTTCAGTTCAAATCTAGCAGAGGAAGCATTCCAACTCACTAGGCAAACTAAAGTTAAGGTACTGTTAATCCTTTCCACACATCCATGGGTTTGTGTCTTTAGATCTAATAAGGTATCAGCACTACTCAAAATACATTACTTAAAGTATCTTTCAGACcgtctttttccttttcatcttaCTGAGACTGTTTCtgatttttcaggtattttaTCCTCACCACTGAGTCACCTGAGTAATGCTTTTAAAGGGATGCCTCTTCCAGTGGAAGCATAA